The genome window GAAAAATACAAGTAGAAAATAAATTTAAAACCATCCCTTGCCCGCAAACGCGCCGGACGGAATCGGCCCCGTCCCCGCTTTATTTTTACACCACGAGATGGTAATGAATCGGAATATGTCGCACACCGGCCCGCGTCCAAGGACCGGCAAACCGTTTCAACAGGTTCCGCATTGGAATGACCCAGCCCACGCTTGACCACGAGACCGTCAGGAAACCCTTCCTGCCCAAGGTTCCGGCGCCGCCCGGCGCCCGCATCGACCCGGCCTGGCATATCCCCGGCGACGAGGAATGCTTTTCCCTCTGGGACAAGTTCGAGATGTTCGAGAACGTGCGCCGGCACAGCATGACCGTGGCCGAGGTGGCCACCTGCGTCGCCCAGCGCGGCCTGGAGCACGGGTACGACGTCAACGTGAGGCTGATTCGCGCCTCGGCCCTGCTCCACGATCTGGCCAAGACCTATTCCATCAAGTTCGGCGGCAACCACAGCCAGCTGGGCGGGGCCTGGGTCCAGGACCTGACCGGTAACCCGGTGCTGGCCTCCGGCGTCACCCATCACGTCTACTGGCCCTTCGACATCGACCTGAACAAGTACTTTCACCAGTTGGCGGTGCTCTACGCGGACAAGCGCGTGCAGCACGACATAGTGGTGGGCGTGGAGCCGAGGTTCGACGACCTCATCAAGCGCTACGGCACCACCGACCTCATCGCCAGCCGGATCCGGATAACCAAAACACAGGCCATCGAGGTGGAACGCACCTTCGACGAGGCCCTCGGGATCACACTCAATGAATGTTCTTTTGATAGCGGGCGGATGGAGTAGCGAACGTGAAGTCTCCCTGAACGGTGCGGCCATCATCCGCGCCGCCCTGGAACGTCTCGGCCACTCTGTCCGCATGTTCGACCCTGCCCCGGAATTCGATTCCCTGATCGCCGAAGCCAAGAAGGCGGACTTCGCCTTCATCAACATGCACGGCTCCCCCGGCGAGGACGGCCTGGTGCAGGCCATGCTGGAATGCGCGGGCTGCCCCTACCAGGGCCCGGGCCCGGCCCCGTCCTTCCTGGCCCTGAACAAGGCGGCCAGCAAGCAGGTCTTCCGCGAGCGCGGCATCCCCACGCCCGACTGGAGGCTGCTGACCAGCCGTCCCGAGTCCGGCTTCGACCTGGGCCTGGACCTGCCGGTCTTCGCCAAGCCCAATACGGGCGGTTCCAGCGTACACATGGGCATCTGCCGGGACCAAGCCTCCCTGGAGCGGCAGCTGAACATCATCTTCGACGGCTGCGACCTGGCCCTGGTGGAGAGTCTGGTGCCGGGCACGGAGCTCACCTGCGGCATGCTGGGCGGCAAGGCCCTGCCCCTGATCATGATCCGCCCCAAGGGCAGCGCGGAATTCTTCGACTACGAGAACAAGTACGCGGCCGACGGCGCCGAGGAGATCTGTCCGGCGCCGGTGGACGACGCCGTGCGCGACCTGATCCACAAGTACACGCTCGAGGCCAACGAGGCCCTGGGCCTCACCGGCTACAGCCGGGCCGACTTCATGCTGGACGAAAACGGCACGCCCTGGCTGCTGGAGGTCAACACCCTGCCGGGCATGACCGCCACCAGCCTGCTGCCCCAGGCCGCGGCCGAATCCGGCCTGCCCTTTGACGAGCTCATCGCCGAGCTCATCCGTCTGGGCATGGAGCAACGCGGCTAGTCATGGGCGCTTTCCTGAACACGGCCTTCAAGGTCTATGATCTTGCCTGGCGCGCTGCGGCTCCCCTGCTGGAGAACAACAAGCGCCTCAGGCAGGGGCTGGAGCAGCGCACCCTGGAAGGCGGCCTACCCGCCCGGGCGGACCTCTGGATACAGGGCGCCAGCGGCGGGGAATGCTACCTGACCTGGGAGGTGCTCCGACACCTGGAAAACCCGTTCCCGGACCGCCCCTGCAACGTGCTGGCCACCACCAACACCAAGCAGGGCATGGAAATCCTGGAGCGGGCCGCCGAGGACATCAACTCGTCCAGGCGCGGCATCACCCTGCAGGCGCACTATTTCCCGTTCGACGCCCCCCGGATCATGCGCAAGGCCCTGGCCCACGTGGCCCCCAGGGCGGCGCTCATCCTGGAAACCGAGATCTGGCCGGGCTTTTTACGCGCCTGCAAGGAACAGGGAACCAGGATCGTGCTGGCCAACGGCCGCATGAATCCCCGCAGCCTGGCCGGATACCTGGCCGCCAAGGGGTTGTTCCGCGAACTGGCCCCGGACCTGGTGCTGGCCCTTTCCGAAAGGGACGCCCTGCGCTTCGGTACCCTGTTCGGCCATGACCGCGTCCAAACCATGCCCAACATCAAGTTCGACCGCATGAACTCCTCGTCGGCCTTGGCCCGCAAGGACAATCCCCTGAAGGACATGCTTGCGCCCGGAACCGACTTCGTGGTCCTGGGCTCGGTGCGCAGGGAGGAGGAGCGCGAGGTCCAGCAACTGGTCGCGGACCTGCACCGCACATCCCCCAAGACGGTCATAGGCCTGTTCCCCCGGCACATGGAACGCATCGAGCGCTGGAAGGAGCTGCTGGACCTGGCGGGCCTGCCCTGGGTCCTGCGCAGCGAGCAGAACGACGCGGTAAAGCCGGGCACCACCGTGCTCTGGGACGCCTTCGGGGAAATGATTCCGGCCTATGCCCTTGCCAGCACCGCCTTCGTGGGCGGCAGCCTTGCCCCCCTGGGCGGCCAGAACTTCCTGGAGCCGCTCACCTGCGGCGTTGTTCCGGTGGTGGGTCCGAGCTGGCACAACTTTTCCTGGGTGGGCGGGGAGATCTTCGATTCCGGCCTGGCCCTCATGGGCAACGGACGCGAGGAAGTGCTCGCCCTGCTCCTGGGCCAGCTGGCGGAGCCCCCGGCGCGCAAGGCCGTCCTCTCCAAGGTCCGCGCCTATATCAAGCAGCGGCGGGGCGGCGCGAAAACCGTCTGCAAACATATTGCCCATTTGCTCATAAACGATTAAAGAGCCAGCACGGTACAAAAATGATCACCATTCCCGACTGCCACGGCATCATCCCCGCGAGGTACGAATCCTCGCGTTTTCCGGGCAAGCCTCTGGCCGAAATCCTGGGCAAGCCCATGTTCTGGCACGTGTACAACCGCGCCAGGCAATGCCCGTTCATGAAAAGCGTTACCCTGGCCACCGACGACGACCGCATCTACAAGGCCGCCCTGGACATGGGCGTCCCCGTGGTCATGACCTCCACCACCCACGCCAGCGGCACGGACCGCGTGTTGGAAGCCGCGCGCATCATCGGCGTGGACCCCGAGGAGGTGGTGGTCAACATCCAGGGCGACGAACCGGCCCTGGACCCGGCCATGCTCGAAGAGCTGCTGGAGCCCTTCACCCGCTGCCAGGCCATGGTCACCACTCTGGTGAGCCAGATCAGCCCGGAAGAGGCCCAGTCCCCGGACCGGGTCAAGGCAGTGGTCACCCACGACGGCCGTGCCCTCTATTTCTCCAGGGCCATGGTCCCGTTCGACCGGGAAAACGCCATGCATTCCTATCACCTGCATGTGGGGCTCTACGCCTTCCGCATGGAGGCGCTCATCCGCTTCGGCGAGCTGGACCCCAGCCCGCTGGAACAGCGCGAGAAACTTGAACAGTTGAGGTTCCTCGAAGACGGCCACACCATCTACGTGACCGAGACCAGACACACCTGCCACGGTGTGGACCGCCCCGAGGATTTGGAAAAAGTCATCAGCATTTTGGAGCAGGAGCAATGAAAGCTATTCTGGCCCTTGAAGACGGAACCATCTTTGAGGGCGTCTCATTCACCGGTGAGGGCGAGGCCTGCGGCGAAGTGATCTTCAACACCGGCATGACCGGTTACCAGGAGATCCTGACCGACCCCTCCTACACCGGGCAGATGGTCTGCATGACCTACCCGCTCATCGGCAACTACGGCGTGAACCACGAGGACGTCGAGTCCGAAAAGGTCCAGGCCGCCGCCATGATCGTCAAGGAATGTTGCAAGAAGCCCAGCAACTGGCGCTCGGTCATGTCCCTGCCCGAGTACCTGACCGAAGCGGGCGTCATGGGCATCGAGGGGATCGACACCCGCGCCCTGACCCGCCATCTGCGCATCAACGGCGCCATGCGCGGCTTCATCGCCTGCGGCGACGTCTCTCCCGAGGAACTGGTGGCCAAAGCCCGGGCCATCCCGTCCATGGAGGGCCTGAACCTGGCCGACCGCGTGTCCTCGGAAAAGGCCTATGCCTGGATCGACAACAAGCCCCAATATTTCAATTCCCTGAAAGACGTGGTCTGGTCCGGCAAAGGTCCCAAGGTCGTGGTTTACGACTTCGGCGTGAAATGGAACATCCTGCGCTGGCTGGCCGAACAGGACTTCGACATCGTGGCCGTGCCGTCCCGCACCAAGCCCGAGGACGTGCGCGCACTGGCCCCGGACGCCATCTTCCTTTCCAACGGCCCGGGCGACCCGGCCGCCGTGGAAACGGGCGTGGCCGCCGCAAGGGACCTGACCGAGGACTACCCGGTGGCGGGCATCTGCCTGGGCCACCAGATCCTGGGCCTGGCAATGGGCGGCACCACCTACAAGCTCAAGTTCGGGCACCACGGCTGCAACCACCCGGTCATGGACCTGACCACCGAGAAGATCGAGATATCCTCCCAGAACCACGGATTCTGCGTGGATATAAATGGCTTGAACTTCTTGGAAGCTACGCATATTAACTTAAATGATAGGACTCTCGAGGGATTTGCGCACAAGGATAAACCCATTCTGGCCATCCAGTACCATCCCGAGGCAGCTCCGGGTCCGCACGACAGCAAGTACTTCTTCAGCCGCTTCCGGGAAATGGTCCGGAGCGAGTGCGGAAAGTAGCAAAGGAACTCCCCCAGCGAAGAGGCGTCTATGTCCAATGAACTGATTCAGGCACGAAAGAAACTCACCAGCGTGGGCAGCTTGCTGAAAAAAGGCAAGTACATGCCTGCGGCCCAGGCCGCGCACGACGGCACCCTGGCCATGCTCCGGCAGACCCTCATGAAGGCCGAACGCTCGGAATTCGAGGACATGCTCCGGAAGGTGGCCTACAACCTGAATTCCGACAAGAAGCTGCGTCAGGTCTACCCGCTGGTCATCAGCTATGATCCAGGCAAGGAAAAGGAATTCCTCGAGGCCATGAAGGAACTGCTGCGCCTGCTGCAGGAGAAGATGAACGAAGACGCCCAGGTGGATATC of Salidesulfovibrio onnuriiensis contains these proteins:
- a CDS encoding HDIG domain-containing metalloprotein codes for the protein MTQPTLDHETVRKPFLPKVPAPPGARIDPAWHIPGDEECFSLWDKFEMFENVRRHSMTVAEVATCVAQRGLEHGYDVNVRLIRASALLHDLAKTYSIKFGGNHSQLGGAWVQDLTGNPVLASGVTHHVYWPFDIDLNKYFHQLAVLYADKRVQHDIVVGVEPRFDDLIKRYGTTDLIASRIRITKTQAIEVERTFDEALGITLNECSFDSGRME
- a CDS encoding D-alanine--D-alanine ligase family protein, giving the protein MNVLLIAGGWSSEREVSLNGAAIIRAALERLGHSVRMFDPAPEFDSLIAEAKKADFAFINMHGSPGEDGLVQAMLECAGCPYQGPGPAPSFLALNKAASKQVFRERGIPTPDWRLLTSRPESGFDLGLDLPVFAKPNTGGSSVHMGICRDQASLERQLNIIFDGCDLALVESLVPGTELTCGMLGGKALPLIMIRPKGSAEFFDYENKYAADGAEEICPAPVDDAVRDLIHKYTLEANEALGLTGYSRADFMLDENGTPWLLEVNTLPGMTATSLLPQAAAESGLPFDELIAELIRLGMEQRG
- a CDS encoding 3-deoxy-D-manno-octulosonic acid transferase; the protein is MGAFLNTAFKVYDLAWRAAAPLLENNKRLRQGLEQRTLEGGLPARADLWIQGASGGECYLTWEVLRHLENPFPDRPCNVLATTNTKQGMEILERAAEDINSSRRGITLQAHYFPFDAPRIMRKALAHVAPRAALILETEIWPGFLRACKEQGTRIVLANGRMNPRSLAGYLAAKGLFRELAPDLVLALSERDALRFGTLFGHDRVQTMPNIKFDRMNSSSALARKDNPLKDMLAPGTDFVVLGSVRREEEREVQQLVADLHRTSPKTVIGLFPRHMERIERWKELLDLAGLPWVLRSEQNDAVKPGTTVLWDAFGEMIPAYALASTAFVGGSLAPLGGQNFLEPLTCGVVPVVGPSWHNFSWVGGEIFDSGLALMGNGREEVLALLLGQLAEPPARKAVLSKVRAYIKQRRGGAKTVCKHIAHLLIND
- the kdsB gene encoding 3-deoxy-manno-octulosonate cytidylyltransferase, with amino-acid sequence MITIPDCHGIIPARYESSRFPGKPLAEILGKPMFWHVYNRARQCPFMKSVTLATDDDRIYKAALDMGVPVVMTSTTHASGTDRVLEAARIIGVDPEEVVVNIQGDEPALDPAMLEELLEPFTRCQAMVTTLVSQISPEEAQSPDRVKAVVTHDGRALYFSRAMVPFDRENAMHSYHLHVGLYAFRMEALIRFGELDPSPLEQREKLEQLRFLEDGHTIYVTETRHTCHGVDRPEDLEKVISILEQEQ
- the carA gene encoding glutamine-hydrolyzing carbamoyl-phosphate synthase small subunit; its protein translation is MKAILALEDGTIFEGVSFTGEGEACGEVIFNTGMTGYQEILTDPSYTGQMVCMTYPLIGNYGVNHEDVESEKVQAAAMIVKECCKKPSNWRSVMSLPEYLTEAGVMGIEGIDTRALTRHLRINGAMRGFIACGDVSPEELVAKARAIPSMEGLNLADRVSSEKAYAWIDNKPQYFNSLKDVVWSGKGPKVVVYDFGVKWNILRWLAEQDFDIVAVPSRTKPEDVRALAPDAIFLSNGPGDPAAVETGVAAARDLTEDYPVAGICLGHQILGLAMGGTTYKLKFGHHGCNHPVMDLTTEKIEISSQNHGFCVDINGLNFLEATHINLNDRTLEGFAHKDKPILAIQYHPEAAPGPHDSKYFFSRFREMVRSECGK